One segment of Panulirus ornatus isolate Po-2019 chromosome 33, ASM3632096v1, whole genome shotgun sequence DNA contains the following:
- the LOC139759598 gene encoding uncharacterized protein isoform X1 produces the protein MARDIIISVFLLSLGNPTTSSAHVVEYPKLNTFTVGGDNSDPFSLAFTASAQLAPVYNPDGEIEEPIVEATPIASLPLPTAVVPAAAAAFVTKTVYGFLDFTTTVGSTVMIFTPQSQSAKPKLSKTRSPLPATTRTSLNVRQSSRFTPTPTVPKVTATIAPSTQPPSLRIHTSSTLESSFFEPHSALAIEELFSATPKVEVYEEVQDEHVGDDLVEELPAMREEEEEEQVVTEPPKPARTPTNFRRTQKLRSGSGSTGSRRRLDLNFFTSRKKVSAPRRPFSGSTIVPITIEGTGTLTKRITTTKEPFSSSVPVTTPSEVIVSAVQGFASLSVLGPFSTAVNNELGQVSEHYDFLASAPTLDVQESFDVYEVEPTAFEDLYSSTLVSDDVSFPTGLVTKLGGTIVSDGLTTVHETSVIGTYIGGQYAQVLMSTSHIFHTTPREEIHLASPSLFPDYETVKSVIKGSATQFINPETTSSLPLESLFSAPPTSGRDSRRNDEDEESLIQSRLRSALSKRRGANHDSSSRTRARLAQDPYVDEEEEHDLQRAGSNLRPSFRFQGATSVKKTPAVSTFYAQTLEPTTYRPRFKPSATRRHSGGRSPIPRATPSGPRRQGRPTNRWRLGSSPRPKSNINRRPLNPIDRYDEDQYVLESTTERVSRPTPAEPINEQVQEETLQVVTSTPADGATEVLLEVATIRSLHTFRVGTTKNTRYVTFTKTVTHSIEGTSDPSPPEDQLYQTQLFENILDDGPRDVSTLPPVDLGANDISAVLETVTETFSTTEIMKKTSVLPVLHSGETSYHTLTQTYHITRVVTAHKTMPPFEAFSFIPENSLNEFNGQLLAEGTENDESLLPGEVEYDENGEVVDTTSGTRVRPPPGFPIQDPNLAELAGGQFNPEVFEKQLHPQLAAALQQRQQLQQQQQQKSPAIPQLASGQITPQADPAVATPGLTPEQLQQLAYLRLINPYGFGGFPSVPQQPQTTVSSTPVTVVTDITTTSTSVFRVIFNARPILTTISSVEVIQTTLTTYSSTTLTVSPTLPAFPFLFPPSPFPVG, from the exons GGAACCCAACCACAAGCAGTGCACATGTCGTTGAGTATCCCAAACTTAACACCTTTACCGTTGGCGGAGACAATAGCGATCCGTTCAGCTTGG CGTTCACGGCGTCGGCCCAGCTGGCGCCAGTGTACAATCCAGATGGAGAAATTGAAGAACCTATCGTGGAGGCGACGCCCAtagcctccctcccactgcccaCGGCTGTGGTCCCCGCAGCGGCCGCAGCCTTCGTGACCAAGACTGTGTATGGCTTCCTGGACTTCACGACGACCGTGGGTTCCACCGTCATGATCTTCACGCCCCAGAGCCAGAGCGCCA AGCCCAAGCTAAGCAAGACCCGCTCGCCGCTGCCAGCAACGACGCGCACATCTCTCAACGTTCGCCAGTCCTCCCGGTTCACGCCCACTCCCACAGTGCCGAAGGTGACGGCCACAATTGCGCCCTCCACTCAACCTCCAAGTCTCCGtatccacacctcctccacactcgaGTCGTCCTTCTTCGAGCCTCACTCAGCGTTGGCCATCGAGGAGCTCTTCTCTGCTACGCCTAAGGTGGAGGTGTATGAGGAGGTGCAAGACGAGCACGTAGGAGATGACCTGGTGGAAGAATTACCAgcaatgagggaggaggaggaggaggaacaggtggtGACCGAGCCTCCCAAGCCAGCCAGGACTCCCACTAATTTCCGCCGCACCCAGAAACTCAGGTCCGGGTCTGGGTCTACCGGCTCCCGTCGACGACTGGACCTTAACTTCTTCACCAGTCGCAAGAAGGTGTCAGCCCCGAGAAGGCCCTTTAGTGGCTCCACTATAGTGCCCATCACTATCGAGGGGACGGGTACTTTGACAAAACGAATAACAACTACAAAAGAGCCGTTTTCGTCTTCGGTGCCAGTCACCACTCCTTCAGAAGTTATCGTGAGTGCTGTACAAGGCTTCGCTTCATTGAGTGTCCTTGGCCCATTCAGCACTGCCGTTAACAATGAACTGGGGCAGGTCAGTGAACACTATGACTTCCTAGCTTCAGCTCCAACCTTAGACGTTCAAGAGTCTTTTGACGTATATGAGGTTGAGCCGACAGCATTTGAGGATCTGTACAGCTCAACCTTGGTGAGCGACGACGTCAGCTTTCCCACAGGTCTCGTTACCAAGCTGGGAGGCACAATCGTGTCGGACGGCCTCACCACAGTGCACGAGACTAGTGTCATCGGCACCTACATCGGCGGACAGTACGCGCAAGTACTTATGAGCACCTCTCACATCTTCCACACGACGCCAAGGGAAGAGATCCACCTTGCtagcccttctctgttccctgatTACGAGACTGTTAAGTCTGTCATCAAAGGCTCAGCCACACAGTTCATCAATCCTGAAACAACCTCCTCCCTGCCTTTAGAGTCCCTGTTCTCAGCACCACCCACCAGTGGTCGTGACAGCCGCAGGAACGATGAGGATGAAGAGTCCCTCATACAGTCACGACTGAGGTCTGCTTTATCCAAGCGTCGAGGTGCAAACCATGACTCCAGTTCTAGGACTCGCGCTCGTCTAGCACAGGACCCATAtgttgatgaagaagaggaacacGACTTGCAGAGGGCTGGATCTAACCTGCGTCCGTCCTTCAGATTTCAAGGAGCAACCTCTGTGAAGAAAACTCCGGCCGTCAGTACCTTTTATGCGCAGACATTGGAACCGACAACATACCGACCGCGGTTCAAGCCGTCCGCAACAAGGCGTCACAGCGGAGGGCGATCTCCCATACCGCGGGCCACTCCATCTGGTCCTAGACGCCAGGGACGACCCACGAATCGCTGGCGCCTCGGAAGCTCGCCCAGACCTAAATCAAATATCAATAGACGTCCTTTGAATCCTATTGATAGATACGACGAAGATCAGTATGTGCTGGAAAGCACAACAGAACGTGTCTCTCGACCAACTCCCGCAGAACCCATAAATGAACAAGTCCAGGAGGAAACTCTCCAAGTAGTGACCAGCACTCCTGCAGACGGTGCCACAGAAGTTTTACTCGAGGTGGCGACCATTCGCTCCCTCCACACTTTTCGCGTTGGCACCACCAAGAATACACGTTATGTTACCTTCACCAAAACCGTCACTCATAGCATTGAAGGGACATCCGACCCGAGTCCTCCTGAGGACCAGCTCTACCAAACACAGCTGTTTGAAAACATTTTGGATGATGGTCCGCGCGATGTGTCCACACTGCCGCCAGTCGACCTCGGCGCGAACGACATCTCTGCGGTGCTAGAGACGGTAACAGAGACATTCAGCACAACAGAAATTATGAAGAAGACGTCAGTGTTGCCCGTGTTGCATTCTGGGGAGACCAGTTATCACACACTCACCCAGACTTACCACATCACCAGGGTCGTCACTGCCCACAAAACGATGCCGCCTTTCGAGGCGTTTTCCTTTATCCCGGAGAACTCGCTAAACGAGTTCAATGGCCAACTGTTGGCAGAGGGCACTGAGAACGACGAGTCACTCCTCCCGGGGGAGGTCGAGTACGATGAGAATGGCGAAGTTGTGGACACGACGAGCGGCACTCGTGTTCGTCCGCCGCCTGGCTTCCCCATCCAGGACCCCAACCTTGCCGAACTGGCTGGTGGTCAGTTCAACCCTGAGGTCTTTGAGAAACAGTTACATCCTCAGCTAGCAGCGGCCCTTCAGCAGCGTCAGCAGctgcaacaacagcaacaacagaagagTCCTGCTATCCCTCAGCTGGCCTCGGGACAAATAACGCCACAAGCAGACCCCGCTGTGGCAACGCCAGGACTGACACCGGAGCAGCTGCAGCAACTGGCATACCTTCGCCTGATAAACCCATACGGCTTTGGCGGATTCCCCTCCGTGCCGCAGCAGCCCCAGACTACTGTCTCCTCCACGCCCGTCACCGTCGTCACGGACATCACTACCACTTCTACCAGCGTCTTCCGGGTCATTTTCAACGCTCGACCCATCCTGACCACCATCAGCAGCGTTGAAGTCATTCAAACGACCTTAACCACTTACTCCAGCACTACTCTCACAGTCTCCCCTACTCTCCCTGcctttcccttccttttccctccGTCTCCCTTCCCTGTAGGTTAA
- the LOC139759596 gene encoding phenoloxidase-activating factor 1-like: MNHRVWKATDRMVAAKPLLVFMAMVLSAHMMGSTLASGRHARQVRTCRSGTSCEPLDTCQYFQDRLRRPNRDIIAEIQESVCRYERVNPKVCCPVSDSVTPTPTPTLPTLGTRPTQPTPTVNPGNGEALLPASCGQSLLQLKVFHGEDAPLGAFPWMAILGFKPPRLEDLNWYCGGSLITERYVVSAAHCVAKNYAGGHVLTVVRLGEHNRDTDRDCPASGGDCALPVQDFKPEEIIIHPNFDKRGAASDDIFLIRLDRPATFNTYVRPICLPPADLDVGSFVGSRQAVVAGWGKTQESDQASILQYARLPFVDLETCRTYFATSGINLSPEQVCFGGEGARDSCARDSGGPLFLPDPGSANFVLIGVVSFGLSDLGCGAIGVPAVYANVASYRSWITSNLRP, encoded by the exons ATGAATCATCGAGTATGGAAGGCAACAG ACAGGATGGTGGCAGCTAAACCGTTGCTGGTGTTCATGGCGATGGTGTTGagtgcacacatgatggggtcaACGCTCGCCAGCGGCAGACACGCcaggcaag TGAGGACCTGCAGGAGTGGCACATCGTGTGAGCCCCTGGACACCTGTCAGTACTTTCAAGATCGCCTTCGGAGACCGAACAGAGATATCATCGCCGAGATCCAAGAGTCTGTGTGTCGCTACGAACGAGTTAATCCCAAG GTATGTTGTCCTGTGTCTGACAGCgtgacacccacacccacacccacattacCCACTCTAGGCACAAGGCCCACGCAGCCCACGCCCACTGTCAACCCTGGGAATGGTGAGGCCTTGTTGCCCGCATCGTGTGGACAGAGCCTCTTACAACTCAAGGTATTTCACGGCGAGGATGCTCCCCTCGGTGCTTTCCCGTGGATGGCCATCCTTGGATTTAAACCTCCAC GTTTAGAAGATCTGAATTGGTATTGCGGAGGATCGCTCATCACAGAGAGATACGTCGTCTCTGCGGCTCACTGTGTGGCAAAGAATTACGCTGGTGGACACGTACT AACTGTTGTGAGGCTTGGGGAACATAACCGTGACACCGACCGAGACTGTCCGGCGTCAGGAGGTGACTGTGCACTACCCGTCCAGGACTTCAAACCTGAGGAAATCATCATTCACCCAAACTTCGACAAGCGCGGCGCAGCCAGCGACGACATCTTCCTCATCAGGCTGGACAGGCCAGCCACTTTCAACA CGTACGTGAGGCCGATCTGCCTGCCTCCCGCTGACCTGGACGTGGGATCCTTCGTCGGGAGTAGACAGGCTGTGGTGGCAGGCTGGGGCAAAACGCAAGAGAGCGATCAGGCTTCAATTCTTCAGTATGCTCGACTCCCTTTCGTCGATCTGGAGACTTGCCGAACCTACTTTGCGACATCCGGAATCAACCTCTCACCGGAGCAG GTCTGTTTCGGTGGAGAAGGTGCGCGTGATTCCTGCGCGCGTGACTCGGGTGGACCTCTCTTCCTCCCGGATCCGGGAAGCGCCAATTTTGTTCTA atAGGTGTAGTGTCCTTCGGATTAAGTGACCTGGGCTGCGGCGCGATAGGTGTGCCAGCTGTGTACGCGAACGTTGCCTCCTACAGGTCCTGGATTACAAGCAACCTGAGGCCCTAG
- the LOC139759597 gene encoding techylectin-5A-like: protein MTTADGDRGITMTGLWGGLAVLSLLVMAHSFEETKLEDVVGEYNLRMLQNVLVNTTQTLLQVIDRLETTAAKEETLSELKESMKDVSDSLEAANELARSVRESVNNGADATKIELRMFQDQILAKLSDVKLFVEHKTKQMEDQVAKISQMSVNLLAGDCQDLYDMGSNASGVYYLQKFGRQVLCEMESGEGGWLVIQRRAKVMEQVDFNRDWHEYKAGFGDLESEFWVGNDFLHVLTNQKTYELYIKMEDFEKGPYWASYSTFRVGSESSGYELDIGNYSGNATDAFTYHHGQSFTSLDRDNDLYNDGNCAKYFSGGWWYDRCYDAHLNGVYPVTPDRQNASFITWWAHEDGQKVPLVLTSVSIKVKPRVL from the exons atgacAACTGCGGACGGTGATCGAGGCATTACGATGACTGGGCTGTGGGGCGGCCTGGCTGTGCTCAGCCTCCTAGTGATGGCTCACAGCTTCGAGGAGACCAAACTCGAGGACGTCGTTGGCGAGTACAACTTGAGAATGCTTCAGAACGTGTTGGTCAATACAACACAAACTCTTCTTCAAGTCATCGATCGTTTGGAGACCACCGCAGCCAAAGAGGAAACTCTCTCGGAGCTGAAGGAATCTATGAAGGACGTGAGCGACTCCCTGGAGGCCGCGAACGAGCTCGCCAGGTCCGTCCGTGAAAGCGTCAACAATGGCGCAGATGCGACCAAGATCGAGCTCCGGATGTTTCAGGATCAAATCCTCGCCAAACTCTCTGATGTGAAGCTCTTCGTAGAGCATAAGACCAAGCAGATGGAAGACCAGGTGGCTAAGATCAGCCAGATGTCTGTGAACCTTCTCGCTGGTGACTGCCAGGATCTCTACGACATGGGTTCCAACGCCTCCGGCGTGTACTACCTGCAGAAGTTCGGTCGGCAGGTCCTCTGCGAGATGGAGtcgggagagggtgggtggctcGTCATCCAGCGACGAGCGAAGGTCATGGAACAG GTGGACTTCAACCGAGACTGGCATGAGTACAAGGCAGGGTTTGGGGACCTCGAGTCAGAGTTCTGGGTCGGCAACGACTTCCTTCACGTCCTAACTAACCAGAAAACCTACGAACTCTACATCAAAATGGAGGACTTTGAGAAGGGCCCCTACTGGGCCTCCTACAG CACCTTCCGTGTGGGAAGTGAGAGTTCTGGGTATGAACTAGACATTGGAAACTACTCGGGCAACGCCACGGACGCTTTCACGTACCACCATGGACAATCCTTCACCTCCCTTGACCGTGATAACGACCTTTACAACGACGGCAACTGCGCTAAGTACTTCTCGGGAGGCTGGTGGTATGACAG GTGTTACGACGCCCACCTGAATGGAGTGTACCCTGTGACGCCCGACCGTCAGAACGCCTCCTTCATCACCTGGTGGGCCCACGAGGATGGCCAGAAGGTACCCCTCGTcctcaccagcgtcagcatcAAGGTCAAGCCCAGGGTGCTCTAA
- the LOC139759598 gene encoding uncharacterized protein isoform X2 — MARDIIISVFLLSLAFTASAQLAPVYNPDGEIEEPIVEATPIASLPLPTAVVPAAAAAFVTKTVYGFLDFTTTVGSTVMIFTPQSQSAKPKLSKTRSPLPATTRTSLNVRQSSRFTPTPTVPKVTATIAPSTQPPSLRIHTSSTLESSFFEPHSALAIEELFSATPKVEVYEEVQDEHVGDDLVEELPAMREEEEEEQVVTEPPKPARTPTNFRRTQKLRSGSGSTGSRRRLDLNFFTSRKKVSAPRRPFSGSTIVPITIEGTGTLTKRITTTKEPFSSSVPVTTPSEVIVSAVQGFASLSVLGPFSTAVNNELGQVSEHYDFLASAPTLDVQESFDVYEVEPTAFEDLYSSTLVSDDVSFPTGLVTKLGGTIVSDGLTTVHETSVIGTYIGGQYAQVLMSTSHIFHTTPREEIHLASPSLFPDYETVKSVIKGSATQFINPETTSSLPLESLFSAPPTSGRDSRRNDEDEESLIQSRLRSALSKRRGANHDSSSRTRARLAQDPYVDEEEEHDLQRAGSNLRPSFRFQGATSVKKTPAVSTFYAQTLEPTTYRPRFKPSATRRHSGGRSPIPRATPSGPRRQGRPTNRWRLGSSPRPKSNINRRPLNPIDRYDEDQYVLESTTERVSRPTPAEPINEQVQEETLQVVTSTPADGATEVLLEVATIRSLHTFRVGTTKNTRYVTFTKTVTHSIEGTSDPSPPEDQLYQTQLFENILDDGPRDVSTLPPVDLGANDISAVLETVTETFSTTEIMKKTSVLPVLHSGETSYHTLTQTYHITRVVTAHKTMPPFEAFSFIPENSLNEFNGQLLAEGTENDESLLPGEVEYDENGEVVDTTSGTRVRPPPGFPIQDPNLAELAGGQFNPEVFEKQLHPQLAAALQQRQQLQQQQQQKSPAIPQLASGQITPQADPAVATPGLTPEQLQQLAYLRLINPYGFGGFPSVPQQPQTTVSSTPVTVVTDITTTSTSVFRVIFNARPILTTISSVEVIQTTLTTYSSTTLTVSPTLPAFPFLFPPSPFPVG, encoded by the exons CGTTCACGGCGTCGGCCCAGCTGGCGCCAGTGTACAATCCAGATGGAGAAATTGAAGAACCTATCGTGGAGGCGACGCCCAtagcctccctcccactgcccaCGGCTGTGGTCCCCGCAGCGGCCGCAGCCTTCGTGACCAAGACTGTGTATGGCTTCCTGGACTTCACGACGACCGTGGGTTCCACCGTCATGATCTTCACGCCCCAGAGCCAGAGCGCCA AGCCCAAGCTAAGCAAGACCCGCTCGCCGCTGCCAGCAACGACGCGCACATCTCTCAACGTTCGCCAGTCCTCCCGGTTCACGCCCACTCCCACAGTGCCGAAGGTGACGGCCACAATTGCGCCCTCCACTCAACCTCCAAGTCTCCGtatccacacctcctccacactcgaGTCGTCCTTCTTCGAGCCTCACTCAGCGTTGGCCATCGAGGAGCTCTTCTCTGCTACGCCTAAGGTGGAGGTGTATGAGGAGGTGCAAGACGAGCACGTAGGAGATGACCTGGTGGAAGAATTACCAgcaatgagggaggaggaggaggaggaacaggtggtGACCGAGCCTCCCAAGCCAGCCAGGACTCCCACTAATTTCCGCCGCACCCAGAAACTCAGGTCCGGGTCTGGGTCTACCGGCTCCCGTCGACGACTGGACCTTAACTTCTTCACCAGTCGCAAGAAGGTGTCAGCCCCGAGAAGGCCCTTTAGTGGCTCCACTATAGTGCCCATCACTATCGAGGGGACGGGTACTTTGACAAAACGAATAACAACTACAAAAGAGCCGTTTTCGTCTTCGGTGCCAGTCACCACTCCTTCAGAAGTTATCGTGAGTGCTGTACAAGGCTTCGCTTCATTGAGTGTCCTTGGCCCATTCAGCACTGCCGTTAACAATGAACTGGGGCAGGTCAGTGAACACTATGACTTCCTAGCTTCAGCTCCAACCTTAGACGTTCAAGAGTCTTTTGACGTATATGAGGTTGAGCCGACAGCATTTGAGGATCTGTACAGCTCAACCTTGGTGAGCGACGACGTCAGCTTTCCCACAGGTCTCGTTACCAAGCTGGGAGGCACAATCGTGTCGGACGGCCTCACCACAGTGCACGAGACTAGTGTCATCGGCACCTACATCGGCGGACAGTACGCGCAAGTACTTATGAGCACCTCTCACATCTTCCACACGACGCCAAGGGAAGAGATCCACCTTGCtagcccttctctgttccctgatTACGAGACTGTTAAGTCTGTCATCAAAGGCTCAGCCACACAGTTCATCAATCCTGAAACAACCTCCTCCCTGCCTTTAGAGTCCCTGTTCTCAGCACCACCCACCAGTGGTCGTGACAGCCGCAGGAACGATGAGGATGAAGAGTCCCTCATACAGTCACGACTGAGGTCTGCTTTATCCAAGCGTCGAGGTGCAAACCATGACTCCAGTTCTAGGACTCGCGCTCGTCTAGCACAGGACCCATAtgttgatgaagaagaggaacacGACTTGCAGAGGGCTGGATCTAACCTGCGTCCGTCCTTCAGATTTCAAGGAGCAACCTCTGTGAAGAAAACTCCGGCCGTCAGTACCTTTTATGCGCAGACATTGGAACCGACAACATACCGACCGCGGTTCAAGCCGTCCGCAACAAGGCGTCACAGCGGAGGGCGATCTCCCATACCGCGGGCCACTCCATCTGGTCCTAGACGCCAGGGACGACCCACGAATCGCTGGCGCCTCGGAAGCTCGCCCAGACCTAAATCAAATATCAATAGACGTCCTTTGAATCCTATTGATAGATACGACGAAGATCAGTATGTGCTGGAAAGCACAACAGAACGTGTCTCTCGACCAACTCCCGCAGAACCCATAAATGAACAAGTCCAGGAGGAAACTCTCCAAGTAGTGACCAGCACTCCTGCAGACGGTGCCACAGAAGTTTTACTCGAGGTGGCGACCATTCGCTCCCTCCACACTTTTCGCGTTGGCACCACCAAGAATACACGTTATGTTACCTTCACCAAAACCGTCACTCATAGCATTGAAGGGACATCCGACCCGAGTCCTCCTGAGGACCAGCTCTACCAAACACAGCTGTTTGAAAACATTTTGGATGATGGTCCGCGCGATGTGTCCACACTGCCGCCAGTCGACCTCGGCGCGAACGACATCTCTGCGGTGCTAGAGACGGTAACAGAGACATTCAGCACAACAGAAATTATGAAGAAGACGTCAGTGTTGCCCGTGTTGCATTCTGGGGAGACCAGTTATCACACACTCACCCAGACTTACCACATCACCAGGGTCGTCACTGCCCACAAAACGATGCCGCCTTTCGAGGCGTTTTCCTTTATCCCGGAGAACTCGCTAAACGAGTTCAATGGCCAACTGTTGGCAGAGGGCACTGAGAACGACGAGTCACTCCTCCCGGGGGAGGTCGAGTACGATGAGAATGGCGAAGTTGTGGACACGACGAGCGGCACTCGTGTTCGTCCGCCGCCTGGCTTCCCCATCCAGGACCCCAACCTTGCCGAACTGGCTGGTGGTCAGTTCAACCCTGAGGTCTTTGAGAAACAGTTACATCCTCAGCTAGCAGCGGCCCTTCAGCAGCGTCAGCAGctgcaacaacagcaacaacagaagagTCCTGCTATCCCTCAGCTGGCCTCGGGACAAATAACGCCACAAGCAGACCCCGCTGTGGCAACGCCAGGACTGACACCGGAGCAGCTGCAGCAACTGGCATACCTTCGCCTGATAAACCCATACGGCTTTGGCGGATTCCCCTCCGTGCCGCAGCAGCCCCAGACTACTGTCTCCTCCACGCCCGTCACCGTCGTCACGGACATCACTACCACTTCTACCAGCGTCTTCCGGGTCATTTTCAACGCTCGACCCATCCTGACCACCATCAGCAGCGTTGAAGTCATTCAAACGACCTTAACCACTTACTCCAGCACTACTCTCACAGTCTCCCCTACTCTCCCTGcctttcccttccttttccctccGTCTCCCTTCCCTGTAGGTTAA